The stretch of DNA GGCCTATATTTCTAATTGGCCCGTATAGAAAGCTTGTCTGTGTCCTTTTCCTAAAGAGACAAAAATTTATGAAGAGTCAACGCTCTTCATTTGGATCTGTCTTCCCCGTTCATACAACTTAACGCACACTCAACTCACCGGTTCAGTATACAATAGACCCCTTCTGTGATCAACGGTCGGTCCCCACGCTACTATGTTCATATTGTTTTTTACTCTTCTATCCAAACTCATGCTCCTGTTTCGTATTATTTCAGTGGTTCgattaaaaaaagtataatatattcgTTTTGTTGGTGCATGTCACCACCACAAGATTGATCCTACCATATTCAAATATCTAAcgattaaataataaaattgtgaATTATTGGTCTGCGTTTATAGGAGCAAAGCCGTATTGTTCTTGTCGAATATATATCTTCATCCCgctaaccaattttttttttaatatattgattaaaaatatcaGGTGCTTTAAGCAACAACAAAAGggactttgatattttttaagaaGTGGGTTGACATATGTCTAGACACATACACTTGAGGGGAACCAATATGTTCTATATTATTTGCAGTATATATATTGGTATAAAGGTCCTTCCTAAATGGCAGCGAATTTCACATTTTATACTAATCTTTTTTGCATTCTCTTTTAGAGATATTATCTTATGATAAACACTAGATTTAAGAAAGTAAACGCtgaaatatattatacttaaaagtttaaaacaacaaatatgtatGTGCTTTTTCACGTGTCTATGTTAGACGAATATATTAACCGGTTTAAGTAGAGATTGAAAAATCAGATCAACCGGTACACACAACCTTGAAACCAGTGAGATGTCAAtttgtgatgaagaagagaagcatCTCTTCAATGATTCGCTGAAAATGCCCAAAACTCAAATGAACTTTGGGAATAAAGCTTTAGGTTCTCTTCAAGTAGAAAAGGAgctctttttagtttttagtaaGTGGGAAATTTTATTTTCGTAGAAAGGAATCTCGAAACTTTtttatggattattattttCTGATAATACATATATAGGAGAATAAATTCTTTTACGACATAGCTAAGATGGGGGACATTTATCACCCAAATATCATTCCATTCTAATCATAAAAAATGACTCACGGTTATTGACCTAATTGgaattgttaaaaataaaggaaCACGATTAGGTCGTAGAACTGTAGCACTACAAGAAACGCGTCGGTTAACGTCGGTATATTAAAGTCAATTAGTAAACCGACGTTAAACTTTCAATTAGAAAGGATTTTTGCGTCGCTTTAGAAACCGACTTAAACCGATAGTTGTTTTGCGTCATttatctaaaaactaaaaaccaatttatAAGTTTTCGATTACacgccgacaaaaaaaaaaaaaagttttcgaTTACACTTCTGATCTCTTCCATTTACGAGTTCTTAGCTTCTCGTCGCTGTGGAGTTCCGATATCTTTTCTGATCCAAGCTCAGAGGCGTAGAAGCATATCTTAATCGATGATCTGTGTAACGGATTGAGACAAACAAGCATCCTAACTCATCGAATCCACCAAATCAGGTATTGATTCTAACTTGGAACATGATCGGAGATATTCGCCGTTAGGTTATCGGAAATTTAGATGGAGAATCGTGATAGTTTGATACGGGAAGTTGAAATCTCAGTGTTTGAAAGCATCGATCCTTTTAGTTTATAGATTTTTCAGAATTGATCAATAGGAGAAATTATGATTGGTTTCATTGAGTTTCAAAGTAGAAGAACTAGTATAGAGGAACTGGCGGAGATGAAAATTCATGGATTTACCTGAGTTTAAGAAAAGATTAATTGGTTGCTCGATTTGCTCTTGATTAGACAATGTCAAttcagaagagaaaaagatGGAAACATCTATACAATAGATTGAATGCTCTTGCTTGCTCATATAGCTTCCTAAAAGATTGAAGAAACACAACAACTTTTTTCATGCCTCATGGAATGAGGAATTTTAGATCATCAGTTTGATGATGGATTTGAATGTTGCAAGGtaaatatatcttattttatcaaacaacaaaactaaatactAATAATAGGCCATGACCAGATTTTACTTGTGTTGTGATAATCTcatatagtgtttttgggtgAGAAGCAACATGATATCCTGAGTTTGTCACAGAATCTCATCAACAGATGTTGTCATCCCTTATTGGAAGGTACAAAGCTAGCTATTTGATTAGTACTTGACGCTGTTTTATGTCTCAAGCTTTTACCAAAGGTTTTATCTTGTGTCATAGTAAAGCACATGAATCAATGATGTACAGTTACCAACATAGCTTCCAGGCTTTGCTTACCGAGTCACAATTCAAGAAAACTGCTGGTATGTACTTACAAGCTCactttatatataatctaacaCTAAGGGATTGACATAGAACATACTATGTAAAGTAGTGCAGGTACTTTGAAATTATCTCTTGTTAAGGTCTATTTATTTATCTGATCTCATACATCGAATCTGataatcctctgtttctttgtgtagAGTGGGCACTTTTGGTATGGAGAGAAAAGACAAATTGTTCAACCCTCTTTGTCCAAGATTTCTCTAGCTCCCAGAATCTAAGGTACATTCTTATTGCCTTATAAATGGCATGAAATCAAGCTCCCTCctttaactgttttttttatttatttcattgtgTGTGATTCTCTCGGCACAGTTAGATATATGTATGCTTAATGTGTGCTCTGGTTTAAAGCAATTATTGTAGGATGCACAAAGACTAACTACGAAAATCTATGATTATTGTGTTTAGGGGCTTTTACACACACTTCTCTGCTCATTGCTGAAAGGATGTATATTCTACAGGAGGACCTTTTGAAAGTTTTGAAGATACTTACGAGCAAAAGAAAAGGCTTTGAAGATTATAGATAAAAATTGTggataatatttttacaaaagaaacatttagatgtttttgtgtaaaatttatacgtttgattaatagaaatttaatatgGTCTACTATGGTTTCTACTTTCAAAGTTTTCGTTGactactaattttttttatatttagtaaataatagtcagaaaatttaacaataaagaACTGAAATCACCACAATACGTTTATATAACCGACGTAAGCATTAACGTCAATGAATAACCGAcgttaatatttataaaaccgACGGTAAATTTCTGACGTTAAACATAGCGTCACTTGCTAAACTGATGCAAAAAAATTTAACGTCGAAGCTTGTTAAGTGGTTTGAAAACCGACGTTATATTATTCAAGTCAGTCATTAACCGACGctatacattaaaaaaaccGACGttaaaagcctttttttttgtagtgtagaAGCTTAGTTTCACATGTTTGATTTTCACAAGAATTTTGGATTTTCACTTGCGATGGTACATTTTGCATCTTATGCttcttcaaaattatttattttataatagcATCGTCTCATACAATTTGATTGAAGCATATATCTTGAAACTGTTTAGAAAGATAGTGAcctatttcatatatatatatatatattttatatatatatatatatattttatatcataaagTTTATTATACAGATGCACCAattgcacacacaaaaaatggGTCATACTCCATATACTACTGTCTCCTCCTTCTAGAAAACATGTATACACAAAGTCtactaaaccaataataaattagcataagtataataattttacttgtgTTCTGCTTGTTTCACATATAATAAATACTATTCACTAATTATATTCACATTATcacatataagtatataacgcactaattatttttattacttggGATAATaaacctttgattttttttttaagtaataattaaaagaagaaatatagagagaaatgataaaataagatatatataggtCATATAGTCTTGTCAATCAAGTTATGATAAAAACGACAAGGCTACAAAAGTAGTAgcagaagaagtagaagaagaagatgatgatagtgaAGACAAAGTTGTGTCATAAGTGGTCTTACACTATCTTCTGTCTTGGAAACTGGTGATTGCCTAATGGCCTGCTGGGCTTTTGCTTCAATCACTACCGAATCCTCTGTCTATATTGGCAGCTTTAATCCCAGATCTATTCAACTCATGCAATGATTTTGGACGaagaaacttctcaaatccCAAATGACCCCTTAAAtcacttttcactttttgtttccATCGTACGTCTTggattttaacattttagaTCTTATGAAAAGGAATAAGCAAGTAACATAACATAACTTAAATCagaaattagttttttcttttttcctatcCAGTCCCCTCTGTTTGTAATAACAACACCTATTTGT from Camelina sativa cultivar DH55 chromosome 9, Cs, whole genome shotgun sequence encodes:
- the LOC109124585 gene encoding subtilisin-like protease SBT3.5, whose product is MLQVFLGEKQHDILSLSQNLINRCCHPLLEAHESMMYSYQHSFQALLTESQFKKTAEWALLVWREKTNCSTLFVQDFSSSQNLRGFYTHFSAHC